CGCTCGAGCGCTTCATCGACCACCTGACGCGCGGCTTCACGCCGGAGCTGGCCAAGCATTTTGCGGAGCTTCCGACGCCTAACCCGGAGTTTCAGCCGCGACTGGACGTGCTTGCAACGAAGGCCAATGAAGGGTCGCTGAGCGACGAGGAACGCGAAGAATACGAAAAGTACGTGGAGTACATCGACTTCGTCGCCTACATGAGGCTCAAGGCACGGTCCCGCGCTAACGCATCCGCTCCATAACGGACGCGGAGACGAGACGCCTCGTCCGTGCACGCGCTAACGAGCGTTGTGAGTACTGCGGCATTCATCAGCGCATCTATTCCGACTTCGCTTTCCATGTCGAGCAGATCGTCGCGAGACAACACGGGGGAGGAGACGATCGGTACATCGATGCCACGCTCTTGACCAACCCGGAGCTCGCGCTCGACCGCTCAGGGCACCATGACCCTACCGTACAACTGTTCAAGAAGCTCGAGTTTGGATTCTTGACGGAGATACAGAAGGGGAGACGTATTGCAAACGACGATACGTTCAGGCATTCAGGACGTCTTGGCGTAATTCCTCGGGTGTTACCCGGAAAGGCGCCACCTCGTAGCGCCGAAGCACCAGCAGGAATTCCGCACGGGACAATCCAGCGAGTTCGGCAGCCCATCCAGACGATAGCTTGCCCAACTCGAAGAGCTTGACTGCCGCCTGAAGGACGAGCTCGCGCGCAAACGATTCCGAATCCGTCTTGAGGCTGACAAGCGCCTCGTCGGGAACTTCAACGCTTACTCGACTCATCGCCTTCCTGATTCGTTCTACCTCAGCAAACTCGAACCGCGTTCCTAGCAAAAGCTGGGCAGTGTACGGAGTTCCCGCTCCAGTACCTGCACCAGCTTCGATATATTTGGACATCCTCCCGACAGCCCACATTCCCACGCTCGCCCGCATGTTCGAGAAGCGCCGTCGCGGCTACAAAGCATGGGGTATACGCTCGAAACGGACGCG
This genomic interval from Vicinamibacteria bacterium contains the following:
- a CDS encoding UPF0175 family protein codes for the protein MSKYIEAGAGTGAGTPYTAQLLLGTRFEFAEVERIRKAMSRVSVEVPDEALVSLKTDSESFARELVLQAAVKLFELGKLSSGWAAELAGLSRAEFLLVLRRYEVAPFRVTPEELRQDVLNA